In Bacillus pumilus, the sequence TGCGCTGATGAATTTTCACAATTTCAAAAGGATGACATTTTAGTTTGCAAAACAACCACACCTTTATGGACCAGCTTATTTAGAGACGCAAAAGCAGTGATCACCGATTCTGGAGGCATTTTGTCACATTCCGCTATTATCGCTAGAGAGTATATGATGCCTGCTGTTCTAGGTACAAGAATAGCCACTGAAAAACTCCAAACAGGTGACCTTGTGACAGTAGATGGTGCGAATGGACGTATTCAGTTATTAAAGCAGCATTCACGGGCATAACCCTATCATTTCGGATCATATTGGCGGTCATGGATTTTATCGGTATACTTACTTTGTTGCAAACACATTCATAACCTGAGGTGAGTATGCTTGTTAAAATCAACAAATCAACGAATCATTCGCGCAACGATGGACTTATTGTCTGAAAAGGGCTATCAAAAAACAACAACAAAAGAAATTGCGACAAAAGCGAATGTGAGTGAAGCGACCATTTTTCGTAACTTTAAAAACAAACGCGGCGTCATTGCTGCCATTATGAAAATGAAATCAACACCAACTAAAACGCTAGAAGCAGAATTCAAAGGAGATCTATACACTGATTTAAAATTTCTAGGCAACTATTTCCTTGAAGATTTGACTTCAAAAAAAGAATTTATCTATATCAGCATGAGAGAACCCACTATGTTTAAGGATATAACAGATCATGAAAAACTTTATCCTCAAGAACTGAGGGAAATGCTGACACAATATTTCAAAACGATGGGTGCTCAGCATCATGTATTAAAAGGAAATGAAGAAATCTATGCAGACATTTTCATTAGTACGTATTTCGGTTTTTTCATTCAACAGCTAGAACAAGACTTACAGCTCGTTTTAACACAGAAAGAAGACTTTATCGAGACATGCACACACATTTTCATGAGAGGAATTTCTCCCGCTTAAAGGGTGAAATTCTTCTTTTTTACAAAAGGTGGTATACCATTGAAGTTAAAAAAAGAGAACTTGATCATCTATTCTTTGTTACTTGGTGCTATTTTAGTTCCGGTCAACTCAACCATGATCGCAGTCGCTCTATCATCCATATCAACTTATTACGATCAATCCATTTCAAACATTACTTGGGTTGTCACAATTTATCTTATTGTCATGGCGGTTACTCAACCTATCGCTGGTAAGCTAGGAGATATATACGGCCACCGCAACATGTATTTAGTCGGTGTGACACTCTTTTTAATTGGCTCCATTGGATGTGCTTTCGCACCTAATCTTGCTTTTCTCATCACCTTTCGATCAATCCAAGCAGCAGGTGGAGCTATTTTAACACCGAACAGCATTGCGTTAATTCGTTCAACGGTATCACCTGAAAAACTGTCTAAAACAATGGGGTTCTTTGGTTTTGGAGCAGGAATTGGTGCCGCACTTGGGCCTTTTATTGGCTCGATTCTCATTCAGAGTTTTGATTGGCATTCTATATTCTTAGTAAATATCCCATTTTTGTTCCTTACACTTGTTACCGGTGTTTTACTCATTCCGAAAATGAAGCATATTCGCTTACAAGCAAGTGTAGACATCATCGGTTCATTGTACTTAACCATTGGGATTACCACACTCATTCTGTGCACAAAAAGCCAATTATTAACTGAATACTTGGTCTATGGGATTCTAGCATTGAGCGTGATTCCTTTATTTTTTAAACATGTACGGAAAGTAAAGAATCCGATCATCGATTTGTCTCTATTTAAAAACAGTTCTTTTACAAATGCTAATCTTTCTATCATGCTAAGCAATTTTGTCATGTACGCCATTCTTCTCATTATGCCGCTGTTTATGGAACAACAACTTGCACTTTCTCACACACATAGCGGTATTATTCTTTCTGTCTTTTCACTTTGTATGTCTATTAGCGGCTTGCTCGGAGCAAAGCTCCATCCGATAAAAGGCGCAAAAAAAATGATTCGATTTTCATTTCTCTGCC encodes:
- a CDS encoding TetR/AcrR family transcriptional regulator yields the protein MLKSTNQRIIRATMDLLSEKGYQKTTTKEIATKANVSEATIFRNFKNKRGVIAAIMKMKSTPTKTLEAEFKGDLYTDLKFLGNYFLEDLTSKKEFIYISMREPTMFKDITDHEKLYPQELREMLTQYFKTMGAQHHVLKGNEEIYADIFISTYFGFFIQQLEQDLQLVLTQKEDFIETCTHIFMRGISPA
- a CDS encoding MFS transporter, with translation MKLKKENLIIYSLLLGAILVPVNSTMIAVALSSISTYYDQSISNITWVVTIYLIVMAVTQPIAGKLGDIYGHRNMYLVGVTLFLIGSIGCAFAPNLAFLITFRSIQAAGGAILTPNSIALIRSTVSPEKLSKTMGFFGFGAGIGAALGPFIGSILIQSFDWHSIFLVNIPFLFLTLVTGVLLIPKMKHIRLQASVDIIGSLYLTIGITTLILCTKSQLLTEYLVYGILALSVIPLFFKHVRKVKNPIIDLSLFKNSSFTNANLSIMLSNFVMYAILLIMPLFMEQQLALSHTHSGIILSVFSLCMSISGLLGAKLHPIKGAKKMIRFSFLCLTLSGIMLITLSSYPSLPLLIITLVAGGISSGIGMTSMQMASLTSVDQNLSGSASGIFSTFRYFGSIISSTLIGIISGFQALFIVLMGAGILGFLLSQRVKTKSTSPSSGHSA